One Candidatus Obscuribacterales bacterium DNA window includes the following coding sequences:
- a CDS encoding phosphoadenylyl-sulfate reductase: protein MVGIALEHPDLDLDTVNQSLTGLSATRMVEWAAETFQDGLVMSTSFGIQSAVMLHLVTSVIPRIPVIWVDTGYLPAKTYRFAEQLSDRLQLNLQVYQSPMSPARMEALHGQLWSKDDVESLNFYDQIRKVEPMQRALRELGATAWLAGLRSDQTNHRSTLRWVNRQRGLYKILPILDWHAKTVYEYLQTHDLPYHPMFDEGYMTVGDWHSSRPITAMDEHERDTRFHGLKQECGLHLPQTPGEEESLNSSSL from the coding sequence ATGGTAGGTATAGCACTGGAACATCCCGACCTTGATCTAGATACTGTTAATCAGAGCTTGACGGGGTTGAGTGCGACGCGAATGGTTGAATGGGCCGCTGAAACGTTTCAAGATGGCTTGGTGATGAGCACCAGCTTTGGCATTCAGTCGGCGGTGATGTTACATCTCGTTACGTCCGTGATTCCCAGGATCCCGGTAATTTGGGTTGATACAGGTTATTTACCAGCCAAGACCTATCGGTTTGCCGAACAGTTGAGCGATCGCCTCCAGCTCAACCTTCAGGTCTATCAATCACCGATGAGTCCTGCCCGCATGGAAGCACTCCATGGGCAGCTTTGGTCGAAGGATGACGTTGAATCTCTCAACTTCTACGATCAAATTCGTAAGGTTGAACCGATGCAGCGGGCCCTGCGAGAGCTAGGGGCAACGGCCTGGTTGGCCGGGCTGCGCAGTGATCAAACCAATCATCGCAGCACTCTGCGCTGGGTGAATCGCCAGCGGGGGCTCTACAAGATTTTGCCCATCCTCGATTGGCACGCCAAGACGGTGTATGAGTACTTACAAACCCATGATCTGCCTTACCATCCCATGTTTGATGAGGGCTATATGACCGTGGGTGACTGGCATTCGAGCCGGCCGATTACCGCCATGGATGAACATGAACGGGATACCCGCTTCCATGGTCTGAAACAAGAATGTGGGCTGCACTTACCCCAAACGCCGGGGGAAGAGGAAAGCCTAAATTCCAGCTCCCTCTAG
- a CDS encoding site-2 protease family protein, which yields MGSNNVEAIAHNGGGDRRLLAMNTGWRIGSILGIPILIAPSWFIILAVVTYAYGTTWQMMDWQPTMVWIAALTMALALFLSVVLHELGHSLVARSHAIPVQSITLFLFGGMATISQESKTPGQAFQVAIAGPSMSFGLYMVLALLEGLLPNGSPGRMVVANLAGINLMLALFNMLPGLPLDGGQVLKSAIWKLTGSRIQGVRWAARAGWLLGGLAIAFSLVLLVRYAMVSVLWIALLGWFGLRHANAHQQFAALQSLLLRLTVAQAMTRDFISVEVTQTIQQMADRYLLGQPPPNCCFVVAEGVYQGVLRLDDLHQIPSADWASSPVSAITQPLETLPIVDESLCLADAIDRLEQQPYPWLLVRSPTGAIAGLLDRGDIVRALSKGLKQPINEEIVQQIKADQAYPDSLPLVAIAQTAQIR from the coding sequence GTGGGTAGCAACAACGTCGAGGCGATCGCCCATAATGGGGGAGGCGATCGCAGGCTACTAGCGATGAATACTGGTTGGCGCATTGGTTCCATCTTGGGCATTCCCATTCTCATTGCCCCCTCTTGGTTCATCATTCTGGCGGTGGTAACCTACGCCTATGGCACAACGTGGCAGATGATGGATTGGCAACCCACGATGGTCTGGATCGCTGCATTAACCATGGCATTGGCGCTATTTTTATCGGTGGTTTTGCATGAGCTGGGGCATAGTTTAGTAGCCCGCTCCCACGCCATTCCAGTGCAGTCGATTACCCTTTTCCTATTTGGCGGCATGGCCACGATCAGCCAAGAATCTAAAACGCCGGGGCAGGCTTTTCAGGTGGCGATCGCTGGCCCATCGATGAGTTTTGGGCTATACATGGTGCTGGCTTTGCTGGAAGGCCTGCTGCCCAACGGGTCACCGGGCCGGATGGTCGTGGCCAACTTGGCGGGGATCAATTTAATGCTGGCCTTGTTCAATATGCTGCCGGGCCTCCCCCTCGATGGCGGTCAGGTGCTCAAGTCTGCCATCTGGAAGCTGACGGGGAGTCGCATCCAAGGCGTACGCTGGGCGGCTCGGGCGGGCTGGTTGTTGGGGGGATTGGCGATCGCCTTCAGCTTAGTTTTACTGGTGCGCTATGCCATGGTGAGCGTTCTGTGGATTGCCTTGCTGGGCTGGTTTGGTCTGCGCCATGCCAATGCCCATCAGCAGTTTGCTGCACTGCAGAGCCTGCTGCTACGGCTGACGGTTGCCCAGGCTATGACCCGAGATTTTATCAGCGTTGAGGTCACACAAACGATTCAACAGATGGCCGATCGCTACCTCCTAGGGCAACCACCGCCCAACTGTTGCTTTGTGGTGGCAGAGGGTGTCTATCAAGGGGTGTTGCGGCTGGACGATCTGCATCAGATCCCCTCTGCTGACTGGGCCAGCTCCCCCGTGAGTGCCATAACTCAGCCCCTAGAGACTTTACCTATTGTGGATGAGAGCCTATGTCTAGCCGATGCTATTGATCGGCTAGAGCAGCAGCCCTACCCATGGCTTCTCGTGCGATCGCCAACCGGAGCGATCGCAGGTTTACTCGATCGCGGCGATATTGTGCGAGCGCTGTCTAAGGGGCTCAAACAACCCATCAACGAAGAGATTGTGCAGCAGATTAAGGCAGACCAAGCCTACCCCGATAGCTTACCCTTAGTGGCGATCGCCCAGACAGCCCAAATTCGTTAG